In the Hyphomicrobiales bacterium genome, one interval contains:
- a CDS encoding conserved hypothetical protein (Evidence 4 : Unknown function but conserved in other organisms) — protein sequence MPVLLSRTTLLVLGCHLAIGLALTLFVHGFAPHPLSVSTWYWLVAWPLPLVFGIMRGFMFLGALLGILVALLAFFTEHYRTAGVIGCISACVLLFL from the coding sequence ATGCCAGTCCTGCTGAGCCGCACGACGCTGCTGGTCCTCGGTTGCCACCTCGCCATCGGCCTTGCGCTGACGCTTTTCGTGCACGGGTTCGCGCCTCATCCCCTTTCCGTGTCGACCTGGTATTGGCTCGTGGCCTGGCCGCTGCCGCTCGTCTTCGGCATCATGCGCGGTTTCATGTTTCTCGGCGCCCTGCTCGGCATTCTGGTCGCGCTGCTCGCCTTTTTCACGGAGCATTACCGGACTGCCGGCGTCATTGGCTGCATCAGCGCCTGCGTGCTTCTCTTCCTCTGA
- a CDS encoding conserved hypothetical protein (Evidence 4 : Unknown function but conserved in other organisms): MHALSNRPPAVWLLGILLPLWIAVGFLLGWGFATLLLLTIGALMKRWYGWALAFGELTVLALVFF, encoded by the coding sequence ATGCATGCCCTTTCGAACCGTCCTCCGGCCGTATGGCTCCTCGGCATCCTTCTGCCGCTCTGGATCGCTGTCGGCTTCCTGCTCGGCTGGGGATTCGCGACTCTGCTGCTGCTCACCATCGGCGCGCTGATGAAGCGCTGGTACGGCTGGGCACTCGCTTTCGGCGAGCTCACTGTTTTGGCGTTGGTCTTTTTCTGA
- the hup gene encoding DNA-binding protein HU, whose protein sequence is MAEAKAKAVVITGKNLAAQIAEAHSIPKKQAEAIVSDVVNGIVQSLTKGEKIRLAGLGTFQVNDRPARQARNPATGAVIDVAASKKAAFRPAKELKEAI, encoded by the coding sequence ATGGCAGAAGCAAAGGCTAAGGCCGTCGTCATCACCGGCAAGAACCTCGCCGCCCAGATCGCCGAGGCTCATTCGATCCCGAAGAAGCAGGCTGAAGCGATCGTCTCTGACGTCGTCAACGGCATCGTTCAAAGCCTGACCAAGGGCGAGAAGATCCGCCTTGCTGGCCTCGGAACCTTCCAGGTCAACGATCGCCCGGCGCGCCAGGCTCGCAACCCGGCGACCGGTGCGGTGATCGACGTAGCCGCCAGCAAGAAGGCTGCCTTCCGTCCCGCTAAGGAGCTGAAGGAAGCTATCTGA
- a CDS encoding conserved hypothetical protein (Evidence 4 : Unknown function but conserved in other organisms) has protein sequence MKNVVRLGGAHAEETVLGFLKRHGSAPTDVIAGRFGWTESQARSELRRLEGEGAVSGSLEPRTKGLGTAGRVLVWRLPG, from the coding sequence GTGAAGAACGTCGTTCGCCTTGGCGGAGCCCATGCGGAAGAGACCGTGCTCGGCTTTCTGAAGCGTCACGGGTCAGCCCCGACCGACGTCATCGCCGGTCGCTTTGGCTGGACGGAATCGCAAGCGCGATCCGAGCTTCGCCGTCTTGAAGGTGAGGGCGCCGTCAGCGGTTCGCTTGAGCCGAGGACCAAGGGACTCGGCACTGCCGGACGCGTTCTCGTGTGGCGTTTGCCGGGCTGA
- a CDS encoding hypothetical protein (Evidence 5 : Unknown function) translates to MLPIASLSRGQTPWDSLNKEDLLFLVQSYHAQNERSVSALEQVELFGLLGREALTGARAAQDYVFSEYLGPTSEKVAYRGTEVPDSFYGREEGEVFWQASMRSVSGLLAFDVGDTIWWACDTCHSHLGIKAGRQPESPRAKTCEGAERCSFRLAVWEDGRSGPVVGQQSKPRKGAK, encoded by the coding sequence ATGTTGCCGATCGCAAGCCTCAGCCGCGGCCAGACGCCGTGGGATAGTCTGAACAAGGAGGACCTTCTCTTTCTGGTCCAGAGCTATCACGCTCAGAACGAGCGCTCCGTCTCGGCGCTGGAGCAGGTTGAACTCTTCGGCCTCCTGGGGCGCGAGGCCCTGACAGGCGCTCGCGCCGCCCAGGACTACGTGTTCTCTGAATATCTTGGTCCCACCTCGGAAAAGGTCGCTTATCGCGGAACTGAGGTGCCCGACAGCTTTTATGGTCGCGAGGAGGGCGAGGTTTTCTGGCAGGCGTCGATGCGTTCGGTGTCCGGCCTTCTCGCCTTCGATGTCGGGGACACGATCTGGTGGGCCTGTGACACTTGTCACTCTCATTTGGGCATCAAGGCTGGCCGACAGCCTGAATCGCCGCGTGCAAAGACCTGCGAGGGCGCAGAGCGCTGCTCGTTTCGCCTCGCGGTATGGGAGGATGGCCGATCGGGGCCGGTCGTCGGGCAGCAATCCAAGCCGCGGAAGGGCGCAAAGTGA
- a CDS encoding conserved hypothetical protein (Evidence 4 : Unknown function but conserved in other organisms) translates to MDGAAFKAALNKLGYTQTSFAREFRVKLRTVQNWARIGPPEHVQAFIGAMLRQHILSPETQTWASDSEALADCSDAMYASVHSLFLKSVRAGWPREVVAATMNLLVERALAKKS, encoded by the coding sequence ATGGACGGGGCCGCTTTCAAAGCAGCACTCAATAAACTGGGGTACACCCAAACGAGCTTCGCGAGAGAGTTCCGGGTGAAGCTGCGGACCGTACAGAACTGGGCCAGAATCGGCCCGCCAGAGCACGTCCAGGCGTTTATCGGGGCGATGCTTCGACAGCACATCTTGTCGCCTGAGACACAGACATGGGCATCTGATAGCGAAGCCCTCGCTGATTGCTCCGACGCGATGTACGCATCAGTTCATTCGCTGTTTCTGAAATCCGTGCGCGCCGGTTGGCCTCGTGAGGTCGTCGCAGCAACCATGAATTTGCTCGTGGAACGCGCCCTCGCCAAGAAGAGCTAG
- a CDS encoding conserved hypothetical protein (Evidence 4 : Unknown function but conserved in other organisms) produces the protein MKSSALCVIPVIHHVETGLTLEQAGLAFELGADGVFLISHHDDDASLIPLAKQIRHDRPRAWLGINFLSMGLPAAFRLVIDSDVRIDGLWSDRPGVSSQGYETEALHLATYRALLDDAGRPAPTIFASVAFKYQPLEHDPGLAAAKALELGFVPTTSGSGTGSAPSLSKIEDIRRAIGPEAPLACASGMTLENIATFAPLLSHALVATGVSRDEHHFDAQRLEAFIHMARAASGRRASLTEAV, from the coding sequence ATGAAAAGCTCAGCTCTCTGCGTCATCCCGGTGATCCATCACGTCGAAACCGGTCTCACCCTTGAGCAAGCGGGACTGGCGTTCGAACTCGGCGCCGATGGCGTCTTTCTGATCTCGCACCACGATGACGACGCGAGTTTGATCCCCCTGGCCAAGCAAATCCGCCACGATCGGCCGAGGGCCTGGCTCGGGATCAATTTCCTCTCGATGGGCCTCCCGGCTGCCTTCAGGCTCGTGATCGACAGTGACGTTCGGATCGATGGCCTTTGGTCCGACCGTCCTGGGGTGAGCTCCCAGGGTTATGAAACCGAAGCGCTTCACCTGGCTACCTACCGAGCGTTGCTCGATGACGCCGGCCGGCCGGCTCCCACCATTTTTGCATCGGTTGCCTTCAAATATCAGCCGCTCGAACACGATCCTGGACTTGCGGCTGCGAAAGCGCTGGAACTCGGCTTCGTCCCCACGACCAGCGGCTCCGGCACCGGATCTGCCCCCTCGCTTTCCAAGATCGAGGACATTCGGCGAGCGATCGGCCCTGAAGCGCCGTTGGCCTGTGCCAGCGGGATGACTCTCGAAAATATCGCTACCTTTGCCCCGCTGCTCTCCCATGCGCTCGTGGCGACCGGCGTCTCCCGTGACGAGCATCACTTCGATGCGCAGCGCCTCGAAGCGTTCATTCACATGGCGCGAGCCGCGAGCGGGCGACGGGCCTCTCTCACCGAAGCCGTGTGA
- a CDS encoding conserved hypothetical protein (Evidence 4 : Unknown function but conserved in other organisms): MKPSEIIDWALTHGFRATGTNAFSCRYEELDYQILIQRDAYVLNRKLPGGAIQTRSKAGFDGLHIDEFGMLQGGGLAEAFVRKHWRDSLPMPPWITPEYRDHAINMMIPDWEARISGFSPAP; this comes from the coding sequence TTGAAACCATCCGAGATCATCGACTGGGCGCTCACCCATGGCTTCCGCGCGACCGGCACCAACGCGTTCTCGTGCCGGTACGAGGAGCTGGATTATCAAATCCTGATCCAGCGTGACGCCTATGTCCTGAACCGCAAGCTGCCTGGTGGCGCCATCCAGACCCGCTCCAAGGCGGGCTTCGACGGCCTCCACATCGACGAATTCGGCATGCTTCAAGGCGGCGGCCTCGCCGAGGCGTTCGTTCGCAAGCACTGGCGGGACAGCCTGCCGATGCCACCTTGGATCACCCCCGAGTACCGGGATCACGCCATCAACATGATGATCCCGGACTGGGAGGCGCGCATCTCCGGCTTCTCGCCGGCCCCCTGA
- a CDS encoding Tryptophanyl-tRNA synthetase, which translates to MSTEIGRMVPPRPVVLTGDRPTGGLHLGHLAGSLAERVRLQDTCDQFVLVADLQAMTDNAGNPTKVAEAVPEVVADYIAAGLDPAKSTIFLQSAVPELSELTVLYLNLVTISRLERNPTVKEEIRQRRFQRDIPAGFLCYPVSQAADVTAFKASKVPVGDDQLPMIELAQEIAIRVNRFAGSEILPRPEAVLSAVPRLPGTDGLGKASKSLGNAIHIADEPDVVREKVRMMFTDPYHLSVSDPGRVEGNVVFSYLDAFDPDAAAVAARSPRRRWPR; encoded by the coding sequence ATGTCGACGGAAATCGGAAGAATGGTGCCTCCCCGACCGGTGGTGCTGACGGGGGACCGCCCCACAGGCGGATTGCATCTCGGGCACTTGGCAGGATCGCTGGCAGAGCGCGTCCGCTTGCAGGACACCTGCGATCAGTTCGTGTTGGTCGCGGATCTACAGGCGATGACCGACAATGCAGGAAACCCGACAAAGGTCGCCGAGGCGGTGCCCGAGGTCGTCGCAGATTACATCGCTGCCGGTCTCGATCCGGCCAAGTCGACGATCTTCTTGCAATCAGCCGTCCCGGAGTTGAGCGAGCTGACGGTGCTCTACCTGAACCTGGTCACGATCTCGCGGCTGGAGCGCAATCCGACGGTCAAGGAAGAGATACGCCAGCGCCGGTTTCAACGCGATATCCCCGCGGGCTTCCTCTGTTACCCGGTGTCGCAAGCTGCCGATGTGACTGCCTTTAAGGCATCCAAGGTGCCAGTCGGAGATGACCAGCTCCCGATGATCGAGCTCGCACAGGAGATCGCTATCCGGGTGAACAGGTTCGCCGGAAGCGAGATCCTCCCCCGCCCTGAAGCGGTACTCTCTGCGGTCCCTCGCTTGCCTGGCACAGACGGGCTCGGCAAAGCGAGCAAGTCGCTGGGTAATGCCATCCACATTGCGGACGAGCCTGACGTCGTTCGGGAGAAGGTTCGGATGATGTTCACGGACCCCTACCACCTCAGTGTGAGCGATCCCGGCCGTGTGGAAGGCAACGTCGTCTTCAGCTATCTCGACGCCTTCGATCCGGACGCCGCTGCAGTCGCCGCTCGATCGCCGCGCAGACGCTGGCCTCGGTGA
- a CDS encoding conserved hypothetical protein (Evidence 4 : Unknown function but conserved in other organisms), translating to MENDAILEAAVRAQIGRLEAEILPLFEKWKVARDHLVSLTGEPYEIGTDIENQLGGGPRMRPRAVAPNLAQAAPAGDDRAYHSRQFNQKVVDEAVTIIEAHGAPLSAPEIHRKHSKQNQVPTEVLYRLLYNRVTSGSLMSLGGAFWMEGKDLPAGDWDLANAKRSKKRGEEI from the coding sequence ATGGAGAATGACGCTATTTTGGAAGCCGCCGTTCGCGCACAGATTGGGCGGCTTGAAGCCGAGATTCTTCCCCTGTTCGAGAAGTGGAAGGTCGCGAGAGATCATCTTGTGAGCCTGACGGGCGAGCCCTACGAAATCGGCACTGATATCGAAAATCAGCTGGGTGGCGGACCACGCATGCGCCCCCGCGCCGTCGCTCCAAATCTTGCTCAAGCCGCCCCCGCTGGGGATGACCGAGCCTACCACAGTCGCCAATTCAACCAAAAGGTAGTGGATGAGGCTGTCACGATAATCGAGGCGCACGGCGCCCCGCTTTCGGCCCCCGAAATCCATCGGAAACACTCGAAGCAGAATCAGGTGCCTACCGAGGTTCTCTACCGATTGCTGTATAATAGAGTGACTTCGGGATCGCTTATGTCGCTTGGCGGAGCCTTCTGGATGGAGGGAAAGGATCTGCCGGCGGGAGATTGGGATCTGGCCAATGCAAAGAGGTCGAAGAAGCGCGGGGAGGAAATCTAG
- a CDS encoding RNA polymerase sigma factor, translating into MSLAFASDSSARDPLFDRDVVAARPALLRSALGYVRGRDAAEDLVQTVILKALKNHHSFMPGTRLQAWLQTIMVNTVRSDYRKSKREVQDIDGQLASVIPFPAAQLHAVELREMMARLRLLPPQVRQIMISVIDGDSYEDLAARFDIPMGTVKSRIKRARDFLAGEDQDDVAELQVDPGDAITSEQARQITRLFEGGKAISEIAGATSLGADLVLSFVLEQKLKRRRALR; encoded by the coding sequence ATGAGTCTCGCGTTCGCCAGTGACAGCTCGGCGCGCGACCCGCTCTTCGATCGCGATGTCGTAGCGGCGCGGCCGGCGCTGCTCCGCTCGGCGCTGGGTTATGTCCGTGGCCGGGACGCCGCCGAGGATCTCGTTCAGACGGTCATCCTGAAGGCACTGAAGAATCACCACAGCTTCATGCCCGGCACCCGGCTGCAGGCCTGGCTCCAGACTATCATGGTGAACACGGTCCGATCGGACTATCGCAAGTCCAAGCGCGAGGTTCAGGATATCGATGGTCAGCTGGCGAGCGTGATCCCCTTTCCCGCGGCGCAGCTCCACGCCGTCGAGCTGCGAGAGATGATGGCCCGCCTTCGGCTTCTACCGCCGCAGGTCAGGCAGATCATGATCTCGGTCATCGATGGCGACTCGTACGAGGACCTTGCAGCGAGGTTCGATATCCCCATGGGGACGGTGAAGAGCCGGATCAAGCGTGCGAGGGATTTCCTCGCCGGCGAAGATCAGGATGACGTGGCCGAGCTTCAAGTCGACCCGGGCGACGCTATCACCAGCGAGCAAGCTAGGCAGATCACCCGCCTATTTGAAGGCGGGAAGGCGATCTCGGAGATCGCCGGCGCCACGTCGCTTGGTGCCGATCTCGTCCTGTCGTTCGTCCTCGAACAGAAGCTGAAGCGTCGCAGGGCACTTCGCTAG
- a CDS encoding ParB domain-containing protein — protein MTVAYRPIDITPFASLIQSDLVAEFGTEPKLMWIDIAELVVDPRYQRDISRQGAKNVVRIANNFSWQRFGTVLVSRAADAADDLWAIIDGQHRVTGAALRGIQKVPCMLIDADPAQQAGAFAAINGLVTKLTPLQIHAARVAAGDDEALDLVSLCAEGGVTICRYPVPGEKMVAGETLAVGTLEKLRREVDRSVLVLALQCITKTGENVGLVRTSLVKGLCSVFDSEPGFASKPDRVLKVLRGYDFGALLDNALIEGRRSKLSTQAVVTRSLYQVLDRALMAEAA, from the coding sequence ATGACCGTCGCCTACCGCCCGATCGATATCACCCCGTTCGCTTCGCTGATCCAGTCCGACCTGGTGGCGGAATTCGGGACCGAGCCGAAGCTGATGTGGATCGACATCGCCGAGCTCGTGGTCGATCCTCGCTATCAGCGCGACATCTCCCGGCAGGGCGCCAAAAACGTCGTTCGCATCGCCAATAATTTCAGCTGGCAGCGCTTCGGCACCGTTCTTGTCAGTCGCGCCGCTGACGCGGCAGACGACCTCTGGGCGATCATCGACGGTCAGCACCGAGTCACTGGAGCCGCTCTCCGCGGCATCCAAAAAGTCCCCTGCATGCTGATTGATGCCGATCCGGCCCAACAGGCAGGGGCATTTGCGGCGATCAATGGGCTTGTCACCAAGTTGACGCCCCTGCAGATCCACGCAGCTCGCGTTGCGGCCGGGGACGATGAGGCGCTCGATCTCGTCAGTCTCTGCGCCGAGGGCGGCGTCACCATCTGCCGTTATCCGGTGCCCGGCGAAAAGATGGTCGCAGGCGAAACCCTCGCGGTCGGCACTCTCGAAAAGCTCCGTCGCGAGGTCGACCGCTCCGTCCTCGTGCTGGCGCTTCAGTGCATCACGAAGACTGGCGAGAATGTCGGCCTCGTCCGGACTTCCCTGGTGAAAGGGCTGTGCTCGGTCTTCGACAGCGAGCCGGGCTTCGCCAGCAAGCCGGACCGGGTGCTGAAGGTGCTGCGTGGTTACGATTTCGGGGCGCTTCTGGACAACGCTCTGATCGAAGGCCGGCGCTCGAAGCTTTCGACGCAGGCGGTCGTCACCCGTTCGCTCTACCAGGTCCTTGATCGCGCTCTCATGGCGGAGGCGGCATGA
- a CDS encoding hypothetical protein (Evidence 5 : Unknown function), which yields MLQSSGRRSRILHDRRLQLCRIKALSMKGTIGDMRRGRGRKECVDGPCINPWMKERLER from the coding sequence ATGCTTCAGTCCTCCGGCAGGCGATCTCGAATCCTTCACGATCGACGATTGCAGCTCTGTCGAATCAAAGCGCTGTCGATGAAAGGCACCATCGGGGACATGCGCCGCGGCCGTGGGCGCAAGGAATGCGTGGATGGACCTTGCATCAATCCTTGGATGAAGGAACGGTTAGAGAGATGA
- a CDS encoding Dihydroorotate dehydrogenase, with the protein MLSSLIDRLPAASARKLNMLMLRRGGPVTPRTGHINHILPRLIPNRIGLAAGFDPSAQAPAAWQRLGFGFAELGSVTVNPKNAGKAGREWRVGDRGLIHSGEFGNPGLTVFAENLKAFRDSDGGSDFCVGANILSPDGRGNEIRMLGQALVDLVDYFAINASCPNTTMIQTALSGPIREIKALAGPAGGKPILVKIEPTVRLDVLEAMIEGFLMAGATGFVAGSSLSSHSRDLLPGVALPWPERRGPHPVKFGAFSGPELRDVNLAMVATLRRLAPDAIIIASGGIHEKSDLEDYLGAGADLFQIHTALARGGPQAVARLIQADGEIGSRETALQAAE; encoded by the coding sequence ATGCTCAGCTCCCTCATCGACCGTCTCCCGGCCGCCTCGGCCCGCAAGCTCAACATGCTCATGCTGCGCCGGGGCGGGCCCGTCACGCCACGGACCGGGCACATCAACCACATCCTGCCGAGGCTGATCCCCAACCGCATCGGCCTCGCAGCCGGGTTCGATCCATCCGCGCAGGCGCCGGCAGCGTGGCAGCGTCTCGGTTTCGGATTTGCCGAGCTCGGCTCGGTGACCGTCAACCCGAAGAACGCCGGAAAGGCGGGCCGGGAATGGCGCGTCGGCGATCGCGGGCTCATCCATTCCGGCGAGTTCGGCAATCCTGGCCTGACCGTCTTCGCGGAGAACCTGAAGGCTTTCCGCGACAGCGATGGCGGAAGCGACTTCTGCGTCGGCGCGAACATCCTCTCGCCAGACGGACGCGGTAACGAGATCCGCATGCTGGGCCAGGCGCTGGTCGACCTCGTCGACTACTTCGCCATCAATGCCTCTTGCCCGAACACCACGATGATTCAGACCGCGCTGTCTGGCCCCATCCGAGAGATCAAGGCGCTCGCAGGCCCGGCCGGTGGAAAGCCGATCCTGGTGAAGATCGAGCCGACCGTTCGACTGGACGTGCTCGAAGCTATGATCGAGGGTTTCCTCATGGCTGGCGCCACAGGCTTCGTTGCCGGCAGCAGCCTCTCCTCCCACAGCCGCGACCTGCTCCCAGGCGTCGCCCTGCCTTGGCCGGAGCGCCGCGGGCCACACCCGGTCAAGTTCGGCGCCTTCTCGGGCCCCGAGCTCCGCGACGTTAATCTCGCGATGGTCGCGACGCTCCGCCGGCTGGCTCCAGACGCGATCATTATCGCAAGCGGCGGTATCCATGAGAAATCGGACCTGGAGGATTATCTCGGCGCCGGTGCTGATCTCTTCCAGATCCACACCGCGCTCGCCCGCGGCGGTCCGCAAGCGGTCGCGCGGCTCATCCAAGCGGACGGCGAGATCGGATCTCGCGAAACCGCTCTTCAGGCGGCGGAATAG
- a CDS encoding conserved hypothetical protein (Evidence 4 : Unknown function but conserved in other organisms), which translates to MPNRVLVGSHWHVINAEYLAGARAARLSLPRVRGASEAFSYGYENENSGQHCRFGIDLLTAPDLGTSFDIDHAGNSVPYIDRLLAATGAAAVADQIFPKMSDGHPLFSTPADMKRRFLEHGILLSTHACSHLARQVIFDFNAAGCALEPEEEIIAEGLTEARRDLLLAVGDVANDYDGSPQSRFVSYRARRGRSWAAATAQRMARDGQGFLVGITGNGYIKLTRKGWTVYRRLKEARQQLAPAPAMGG; encoded by the coding sequence ATGCCCAATCGGGTCCTCGTCGGATCGCATTGGCATGTCATCAATGCCGAGTACCTCGCCGGCGCCCGTGCTGCCCGGCTGTCGCTGCCTCGCGTCCGCGGCGCGAGCGAAGCCTTCAGCTACGGCTATGAGAACGAGAATTCCGGGCAGCACTGCCGCTTCGGCATCGACCTTCTCACCGCCCCTGACCTCGGGACGTCCTTCGACATCGATCACGCAGGCAACAGCGTGCCCTATATCGATCGCCTTCTCGCAGCCACTGGCGCAGCCGCCGTCGCTGATCAGATCTTCCCCAAGATGAGCGACGGACACCCTCTCTTCTCGACGCCGGCCGACATGAAGCGGCGGTTTCTGGAGCACGGGATCCTGCTCTCGACACATGCGTGCTCGCACCTCGCAAGGCAGGTGATCTTCGACTTCAACGCGGCGGGGTGCGCCCTCGAACCCGAGGAAGAGATCATCGCTGAAGGTCTCACCGAGGCACGACGAGACCTGCTGCTGGCTGTCGGCGACGTCGCGAACGATTACGATGGCTCGCCCCAGTCTCGCTTCGTATCTTATCGGGCTCGCCGTGGCCGCAGCTGGGCAGCAGCGACGGCGCAAAGAATGGCGCGTGACGGCCAGGGCTTCCTGGTGGGCATCACTGGCAACGGCTACATCAAGCTCACCCGCAAGGGCTGGACCGTCTACCGGCGCCTCAAGGAGGCGCGCCAGCAGCTCGCGCCTGCTCCAGCGATGGGTGGCTAG
- a CDS encoding conserved hypothetical protein (Evidence 4 : Unknown function but conserved in other organisms) — protein MDTQSSDAPSLAAGSADDIRALGWAVAVHNDYRLGGVAHTFWLFTKGEIAIKGEGNTDAEALDQVRAAIAARTAAV, from the coding sequence ATGGACACACAGTCTTCCGACGCCCCGAGCCTCGCTGCCGGCAGCGCAGACGATATCCGCGCGCTCGGTTGGGCCGTCGCGGTCCACAACGACTATCGACTTGGCGGCGTCGCGCACACGTTCTGGCTCTTTACCAAGGGCGAGATTGCTATCAAGGGGGAAGGGAACACCGACGCCGAGGCTCTCGACCAGGTCCGCGCTGCGATCGCGGCCCGAACAGCCGCGGTGTGA
- a CDS encoding conserved hypothetical protein (Evidence 4 : Unknown function but conserved in other organisms): MGINITPEMEEHLRGASDAASAVSGLLFHGTCETFDLIDGGGYDGMVWTTNSPAIAQTYIPVSGIEAMVSAPDRFGLDQGIRPDESRFWPAFAMQECGLEFGDIEWSPHGQAMSWAFKKHVTYREAVAALESLGYDLSAGPIWVSQQIIDGRTLTMPADWRMPGRLLFCRMDPNWRWLDISRGDSDLTDLQYHAHEAFDRAVVEGYDGVIIDDFAQHRVLGNVGHRSWGLLPRTAQALTWSEIPASSTKDAPSLLDIPGEFEALFEGLKPQSALSR; this comes from the coding sequence ATGGGCATCAACATTACGCCAGAGATGGAAGAGCATTTGCGAGGCGCGTCCGACGCGGCCTCAGCGGTCTCCGGCTTGCTCTTCCACGGGACCTGCGAGACCTTCGATCTCATCGATGGCGGCGGCTACGACGGCATGGTCTGGACGACCAATTCGCCGGCGATCGCGCAGACCTACATCCCCGTCAGCGGCATCGAAGCCATGGTATCTGCGCCTGACCGCTTCGGTTTGGATCAAGGCATCCGACCCGACGAGAGTAGATTTTGGCCGGCCTTCGCTATGCAAGAATGCGGTTTGGAGTTCGGCGATATCGAATGGTCACCGCACGGGCAAGCGATGTCATGGGCTTTCAAGAAGCACGTCACCTATCGCGAGGCAGTGGCAGCCTTGGAGTCCCTCGGTTACGATCTCTCTGCCGGCCCTATCTGGGTGAGCCAGCAGATCATCGATGGGCGCACGCTGACGATGCCTGCCGATTGGCGAATGCCGGGTCGTCTCCTCTTCTGCAGGATGGATCCGAACTGGCGCTGGCTTGATATCAGCCGCGGCGACAGCGACCTGACGGATTTACAGTATCACGCTCACGAAGCCTTCGATCGCGCGGTCGTAGAGGGCTACGACGGGGTGATCATCGATGACTTCGCCCAGCACCGCGTGCTCGGCAACGTCGGACACCGGTCCTGGGGACTGCTCCCTCGGACGGCGCAGGCCCTCACCTGGTCCGAGATCCCTGCTTCGTCCACCAAAGATGCTCCCAGCCTTCTGGACATCCCTGGCGAATTTGAGGCTCTCTTTGAAGGATTGAAGCCGCAGTCGGCATTGTCCCGGTAG